The Bacillota bacterium genome segment GGATTCCCAGGTTAACCAGCCGCCTGATCACGAACTCCTCTTCACCCCGGCGGGGGAAATCACAATAGGCGATGAACGCCCCGTAAGGGGTCATGAAACCGTGGTCCCGGGTGAACCACTCATTGACGGGTACCTTCGTCTTGGGTTCCCACTCGTCCAGGTAGTACACCTCGGCCCCCGCCCGCCGCAAGAGGTCCACCATGGTGTCGTGCTCGGTCTGGGCCCTGGCCAGGTCGGGCTTGGCGTCACATATCCACCTCCACGGGTATCGTTCGTCCATTTCTTCGACCTCGGCACCGGGACGGTGCACCAGGACGCCACCCAGGTACCCCGTCTCACTGCGCAGGCCAAACGGGGCCGCCTGCTCGGGCGGCGCGATGGGACTCCTCATCTCTCCCAACCTTATCACCCTTTCCCATGTGCTGCCGCGTGTATTATCTGATCCCGGGCCAGCCGATACACCCGCCCCGCCCGATCAGAGCCGGAAACCTTTGGGGAAGGGGTCGTCCTCTTTGACCACGAGGTGAGTTACGGCCATCAGGTAGGAACGGGCGGTGACCTCAGGCACCACGGTGCCGTCCGGGCGCACTTCCCGCGCGCGCGCCCGGAAGGGCAACCCCAGGATACTCTCGTGCACCACTTCTCCCCCCGCTCCCAG includes the following:
- a CDS encoding proline racemase family protein, with protein sequence PSGVGLSGAGGVTGRAGEQGGEVVGFRVANFYAPATMGRTPSGTGVSARLALLLARGELGAGGEVVHESILGLPFRARAREVRPDGTVVPEVTARSYLMAVTHLVVKEDDPFPKGFRL